Below is a window of Methylosinus sp. PW1 DNA.
TGAATTTGCGACTGCTCAGGCGCCGTCGGGCTTGTCCGGGTCGATCAATGGCAAAAATACGCGAAAAGTGGCGCCTTTTCCTGGCGCGGAATCTATGGCGAGCCTGCCGCGGTGGCGAGCCACGATATGCTTGACGATCGCGAGGCCGAGCCCGGTGCCGCCCTTCGCGCGGCTCTTGCCGGCGTCGACGCGATAGAAGCGCTCGGTGAGGCGCGGCAAATGTTCCGGCGCTATGCCCGGACCGTGGTCGCGCACCGAGAAGACGGCGGAAGCGCCGAGCGGGGAGAGCGTGATCTCCACCGGGCCGGCTCCATATTTGATCGAGTTCTCGATGAGATTTTCGGCGACGCGGGCGAGCTCGTCGCGGTCGCCCGGCACGACCACCGTACCCTCTATGTCGAGCTTCAGCTCTATGCCGCCGTCCTCCGCCATGGGCGCCAGAGTGTCGACGATATGGGCGACGAGAATGCCGAGATCGACTGGCGTGTCCGGGCGCAGATGCAGATGCTGCTCGATGCGCGAGAGGGAGAGGAGATCGTCGACGAGGCGCGACATGCGCTGCGCCTGATCGCGCATGATGGAGAGAAAGCGGTCGCGCGCCTTGGCGTCGTCGCGGGCTGGGCCTTGCAGCGTCTCCACGAAGCCGAGCAGCGAGGCGAGCGGCGTGCGCAGCTCATGGCTGGCGTTGGCGACGAAATCGACGCGCATGCGTTCGACGCGGCGCGATTCGGTGAGATCGCGCAGGCTCACCACGGCGGCGTTCTCATAGCCCTCGAGGCGCAGCGGCGCGATATGCACCTCGAACCAGCATTCCACCGGCAGGCGCTCGAGCCAGATGACCTTCTCCGGCTGGCCGCCGCGCAGCACGCGGTCCAGCGCGTCCAGCACATCGGGCGAGCGCAGGCTGCGCGCCAGCGGATCATTGGGCCGCAGCGAGGGCAGCACGGAGCGCGCGGCGCGATTGGAGGCGACGATGCGCGCCTCCGAATCGATGACGAAGACCGCCTCCGGCAGCGCGTCGATGACGAGGCCGAGCAGGGCTTCGCCCTGATAGCGTCGGCGTAGATCCGGCATCGGTCCTCTCGTCATTTCGTCTGGCTCCGAAAGGGAGCCCCCTCAATCGCGGCGCCGCGACCGCTGCGCGGCGCAGATCACTCGCGCGTCTCCAATATGCGGGCGATGGTCTCGCGCAGGCTGTTCCAGCGCCGCGAGCCCTCGTCTGCGCCCAGAAGCGCGAGCGCGAGAATAAAGGGCAGAAAATAATAGATGACGCGGAACAGCAGCAGAGAGGCCAAAAGGCTCTCCTGCGAATGCGACGGCAGCGCGTTCAGCATCGTCGCCTCGAAAACGCCGATGCCGCCCGGCGCATGGCTGATGACGCCGAGAATACAGGCGAAGACATAGACCGAGACGAAGGTCGCGAAATCGAGATCGACGTCATGCGGCAGCAGCGCATAGAGCGCGGCCGCGGCGCAGCAGAGATCGACGACGCCGAGCAGAGTCTGGCCGCCGGTGGGCGCGAGGCCGGGCAGCTCGAAGAAATGCCCGCGCAGCCGCACCCGGCGCCGGCGCATCGACACCCAGACGATATAATAGACGACGCCGGCGCAGGTCGCGAGGCCGAGCCCGAAATTGAGGAAAGCCGGCAGCTTGTCTATGGCGCCGAGCTCGCCGGCGCGCGCCATGAGGCCGACGCCGACGACGGAGGTCATGCCGAGCCAGAAGGTGACGCCCGCTATGACGGTGACATTGGCCACCTGCACGGCGGTGACGCCGACGCGCGCATAGATCCAATAGCGGACCGCCGCCGCGGTGACGACGGGAAAGCCGAGATTGAAGGAGAAGGCGTAGCTCGCGAAGGAGGCGAGCGCGGCGATGCGATAGGGCACATGCAGCCGCAATTGCCGCAGCGCCAGCGCGTCATAGCCGGTGAGCGCGACATAGGAGAGCGCGGTGAGCAGCAGAGCGGCGAAAATCTGCTCGGCGCTCATCGCCGCTATGGCGGCGCGGACGTCGGAGAATTTGACGCTGGAGATCGCGCTGGCGAGAGCGAAGCCGGCGAGCGCGAAAACGGCGAGGCTGGCGATTCCGCCGAGCGCCTTGCCGAGATTGGGAGCGATATAGCGGCGCGCCGTCGCCAGCAGATCGAGGCCCGCGCTTTGGCTCGCGCTGTGCTTCGCCTCGGCCGGCGCCTCGACGCCGGCCTCCGAAAGATCGCTGTCTGGCCGCTTCAATTTCGCTCTTTCCTCGATGCGTCGTCGAATATGCGCGGAATAGGCTTCTTCGATACGACGTCGGGCGGCGGAGTTCAAAGGCGATCGGCGGGCCTCGCGGCGTCCGTTCATAGGAATCTCGTTCGTTCCTGTTGCGCGCGCCCTCGGGCGGCGGGATGAGACGCCGGCGCGGAGCCCGCCCATCGTTCATCCGCGCGTCGCAAGAGAACGTCGCGAGGAGAGCATGGTTCGGTTTCGCCCCGAACCGTGACGATAAGATGACGCGGCGGCCCGGACCGTCATGCGAAGGGGCCGTCAGAACAAGCCATGCACGAACCAGCGCGGCGGCCGGCTCTCGCGGCCGAAAAGCCCTTCGCGAAACAGCCAGAAGCGTCCGCCCTCCCGATCCTCCACATTGAAATAGTCGCGAGTGGCGGCGTTGTCCGGCGCGCTCCACCATTGCGGGGCGATGCGCTCCGGCCCCTCATAGGCCGCGAGCTCGTGCAGCAGCCGACGCCAGCGGAAGCGCAGTGGCGGCCCGTCGGGCGTGAGCGCCACCGCCTCGATCGGCTCCGGCCGCTCGAACAGCCGCAGAGGCCGCGCCGGGACGCCCGCGCGGAGATAGGGAGGCGGCGCGGCTTCTTCCACCGCCGCGGGGGCGGGGCCGGAGGCGGGCCGCAGCGTGACTGCGAGCTCTGGAATATGCGAGGCCTGCGGATAGGCCCGCAGCACGCGGCGCGGCCCGAGCCGCGCGCCGAGCCGATCGACGAGATCGTCCAGCCGCGCGTCATGTGCATTTTCTCGCGCATTTTCCTGTCCGGCCAGATCGATTTTTCCGAGGCCGAGGTCCTCCTGCGGCGCATCGCAGCGCTCGACCCGCGCGGCGCCGAGCCGCAGCACGTCATAGCCATAGCCCGTGTCGAGTCCTTCCTCCGCCAGCACGGCGAGGCGCTCGCGCAGCAGCAGGGCGATCGTGTCTGGATCGCGCAGCGGCCGGCTGGTTCCCGTCTCTATATGCGCGACGGCGCCGTCGACGCGGTAGAAAACCGCCTCCAGCTCCCGCGCGCCGACGCCATGGCGCTCGAGCAGCAGGCACAGCTCGTGGGCGAGGCCGTGAAGCGTGCGCTCTATGTCCTCCTGCCGCGTGAGCCCTTCGGGAAAGCGGCGCTCGGCCATGAAATCCGGGGCCTCGAAGCGTGGCGAGATCGGCTCGCGGCGGCGGCAGGCGATGGCGTCGAGCCGCATCATGGCCTCCGCCCCCAGCCTTGCCGTGAGCGGCGCGCGCGGCCGCGCCAGCAGATCGCCGAGGCTGCGCAGCCCGGCGCGGTCCAGCCTCTGCCGGGCTTCCGCATCGAGATCGAGCGCGGCGATGGGAAGGCCGGCGGCGATCGCCTCCAGCTCCTCCCCGCTCGCCCCCTCCGCCACATGGCGCCGGCGGGAGAAGCGCGCCAACGCGCGCGCCAGCGCCGGGCCGGGCGCGATCGCTCCTCTCGCCGCAAAGCCCTGGGCGGCGAGGCGGCGCTCGACCTCCGCCAGCAGCGCCGCCTCGCCGCCGAAGAGATGCGCCGCTCCCGAAATATCCAGGAGCAGCCCATTCGGCGGATCGGCCGCGGCGAGCGGGGTGAAGCGACGGCACCAATCGGCGATCCGCCCCAGCAGCTCGGCGTCGGCCTGCGGGTCGGCCTCGGCCAGCCGCAGGGCGGGGCGCATGGCGCGCGCGTCGGCGACCGCCATGCCGGGGACGAGCCCGGCCGCCTCGGCGCGCGCGTCGACGGCGGTCAGCCGTTCGGCGCCGCCGAGCTTGGCCCAGACGGCGAAGGGCGCCTCCGCCTCAGGCGAGGGCGCGTTTTTGCGCGCGAGCCGGTCGGTCGCAAGGCGCGGCAGATGCACGGCGAGACAACGCATGGAAAGGCGCCCCATGGAACTCGGCCTCCTGATGATCGAAAACAATGTCGCGCCAGGCCTGCGGGTCGAAGGCGCCGACGAGGCCGCGCGCCTTGACGACGCGCAGACGAAAAGCGGGCGGGCCGGGCAGGGGCCGCGGCGCGCCCTCGGCCCGTGGCGGCGGCGCGCCGGCGGCGATCTCGAAGCGCGCCTCGGCGGCGCTGGCGAGCCTTTGCGCGGCGCCGGCCGCGCGCGGCAGCAGCAGCAGGCCGGCGCAATCGCCGCGGCGGGCGGCGAGCGCCAGCCGGCGCGAGGCGGTGAGGTCATAGGCGCTCGCATCGGCCCAGCTCTCGGCGATGACGACGGCGGCCCCGCTCTTCAGCGCCTCCTCCATGGCCCAGAGCGTCTCGCGCGGGCGGCGCGTGCGCGCCAGCACCAGAAGCTCCGGCGGCAGGCCCGCCGCCTGCAGGCCGCGCCCATAGGGCAGGCCGAGCTCGCGCGCCGCCATATCCTCGGCGATCCAGACGATCCCGCCCTGCGGGCGCAGGCGCAGCCGGCGCAGCGCCAGGGCGAAGGCGAAGCCCGCCGTCGCAGCAGCGTCGGTCGGCCGCGCCGGCAGCGCCTCGCGCAGGCCGCCGCGGCCGGGATCGAGCAGGCGCGACAGCCCCTCGTCCCGCGGAGCCGCCGCAGGCGCGGGCGCGCCGCCCGCCTCCAGCGCGGCGATCCGACGACGCAAAAAAACAATGCGTTCCGATGAGCCGCTGCGCGACATCGGGTCCCCGATCTCCAGATTGTTTCCTATTTGTTCTCATGCTGACTCCGCTGAGGGGGAGAGTCAAGCGGGGAAGATTTCCGGCCCTTTTTCGACGCAGGGCTCTGAATTCGGGTTAATGGCGAGCTGCCGTCATGAGTCTTGGCTTCGCCCCGTTCAGTTAGAAGCCGCCTCTGATGCTTCTCGACCTTGATCATCGACGAGCCACGCGAGTCTTTGCGCGTCGCGCATCCGCTTCGCGAGGTGCTACTCCGTCTGCGCGTGCGACCATTCCGACGGCATCGCCGCCTTGTGCGATGAGAATATCAGTTTCATGCGCCGCTATTTGCCCTATGCGCACGGCGCGCCGGGCGGATGCGGGCTCTTTGCTCATGAACCGCGTCGATCGGGCGCTGTTT
It encodes the following:
- a CDS encoding ATP-binding protein, giving the protein MPDLRRRYQGEALLGLVIDALPEAVFVIDSEARIVASNRAARSVLPSLRPNDPLARSLRSPDVLDALDRVLRGGQPEKVIWLERLPVECWFEVHIAPLRLEGYENAAVVSLRDLTESRRVERMRVDFVANASHELRTPLASLLGFVETLQGPARDDAKARDRFLSIMRDQAQRMSRLVDDLLSLSRIEQHLHLRPDTPVDLGILVAHIVDTLAPMAEDGGIELKLDIEGTVVVPGDRDELARVAENLIENSIKYGAGPVEITLSPLGASAVFSVRDHGPGIAPEHLPRLTERFYRVDAGKSRAKGGTGLGLAIVKHIVARHRGRLAIDSAPGKGATFRVFLPLIDPDKPDGA
- a CDS encoding DNA polymerase Y family protein, whose product is MRCLAVHLPRLATDRLARKNAPSPEAEAPFAVWAKLGGAERLTAVDARAEAAGLVPGMAVADARAMRPALRLAEADPQADAELLGRIADWCRRFTPLAAADPPNGLLLDISGAAHLFGGEAALLAEVERRLAAQGFAARGAIAPGPALARALARFSRRRHVAEGASGEELEAIAAGLPIAALDLDAEARQRLDRAGLRSLGDLLARPRAPLTARLGAEAMMRLDAIACRRREPISPRFEAPDFMAERRFPEGLTRQEDIERTLHGLAHELCLLLERHGVGARELEAVFYRVDGAVAHIETGTSRPLRDPDTIALLLRERLAVLAEEGLDTGYGYDVLRLGAARVERCDAPQEDLGLGKIDLAGQENARENAHDARLDDLVDRLGARLGPRRVLRAYPQASHIPELAVTLRPASGPAPAAVEEAAPPPYLRAGVPARPLRLFERPEPIEAVALTPDGPPLRFRWRRLLHELAAYEGPERIAPQWWSAPDNAATRDYFNVEDREGGRFWLFREGLFGRESRPPRWFVHGLF
- a CDS encoding lysylphosphatidylglycerol synthase domain-containing protein is translated as MNGRREARRSPLNSAARRRIEEAYSAHIRRRIEERAKLKRPDSDLSEAGVEAPAEAKHSASQSAGLDLLATARRYIAPNLGKALGGIASLAVFALAGFALASAISSVKFSDVRAAIAAMSAEQIFAALLLTALSYVALTGYDALALRQLRLHVPYRIAALASFASYAFSFNLGFPVVTAAAVRYWIYARVGVTAVQVANVTVIAGVTFWLGMTSVVGVGLMARAGELGAIDKLPAFLNFGLGLATCAGVVYYIVWVSMRRRRVRLRGHFFELPGLAPTGGQTLLGVVDLCCAAAALYALLPHDVDLDFATFVSVYVFACILGVISHAPGGIGVFEATMLNALPSHSQESLLASLLLFRVIYYFLPFILALALLGADEGSRRWNSLRETIARILETRE